Proteins encoded by one window of Lutibacter sp. A64:
- a CDS encoding low molecular weight protein-tyrosine-phosphatase, which produces MTKVLMVCLGNICRSPLAEGILKSKILGSNVFVDSAGTGAYHVGEQPDTRSIAIANSKGIDIADQKARKFTVKDFDLFDVIYVMDNSNYKNVISLARNNQDASKVKLILNEVFPNENLDVPDPYYGGEFGFKNVYNMLNEACEVIAKKIN; this is translated from the coding sequence ATGACTAAAGTATTAATGGTTTGTTTAGGTAATATTTGCCGCTCTCCATTAGCAGAAGGAATTTTAAAATCCAAAATTCTTGGTTCTAACGTTTTTGTAGACTCTGCTGGTACGGGTGCATATCATGTTGGTGAACAGCCAGATACAAGATCTATAGCTATAGCAAATAGTAAAGGTATTGATATTGCCGATCAAAAAGCGAGAAAATTTACTGTTAAAGATTTTGATTTGTTTGATGTTATTTACGTAATGGACAATTCAAACTATAAAAATGTGATTTCTTTAGCTAGAAATAACCAAGATGCATCTAAAGTTAAACTAATTTTAAATGAAGTTTTTCCGAATGAAAATTTAGATGTGCCAGATCCATATTATGGAGGTGAATTTGGTTTTAAAAATGTGTATAACATGCTAAACGAAGCATGTGAAGTTATTGCTAAAAAAATAAATTAG
- a CDS encoding SAM-dependent methyltransferase, translating into MSDQKGKLYLIPTTLGDNEPLEVLPLSVKKIIEALDTFIVENEKTARRFIKRITPRKSQPSLIILKLDKYADQLEVRSYLDVCEKGVSVGLLSEAGVPAIADPGAEIVKLAHEKNIRVVPLVGPSSIVLAMMASGFNGQNFAFNGYLPIDTSERKKAIKSLEKLSKERNQSQIFIETPYRNDKMFADLKSTLTPAAKLCIACNITLEDEYIRTLEIKDWKNEHPDLHKKPTIFIIHKD; encoded by the coding sequence ATGAGTGATCAAAAAGGTAAATTGTATTTAATTCCTACTACTTTAGGTGATAATGAGCCTTTAGAAGTGCTTCCGCTTTCAGTAAAAAAAATAATAGAAGCATTAGATACTTTTATTGTTGAAAATGAAAAAACAGCACGTAGGTTTATAAAACGAATTACACCTAGAAAATCGCAACCGTCTTTAATAATCTTAAAGTTAGATAAATATGCTGATCAGTTAGAGGTTAGAAGTTATTTAGATGTTTGTGAAAAAGGTGTTTCAGTGGGATTGCTTTCTGAAGCTGGAGTACCAGCTATTGCAGATCCAGGAGCAGAGATAGTAAAGTTGGCTCATGAAAAAAATATAAGAGTTGTTCCATTAGTTGGTCCTTCATCAATTGTGTTGGCAATGATGGCTTCAGGGTTTAATGGTCAGAATTTTGCATTTAATGGTTATTTGCCAATTGATACATCAGAAAGAAAAAAAGCAATTAAAAGCTTAGAAAAATTATCAAAAGAAAGAAATCAATCGCAAATATTTATTGAAACTCCTTATAGAAATGATAAAATGTTTGCAGATTTAAAGAGTACACTTACACCAGCGGCTAAATTATGTATTGCTTGTAATATTACATTAGAAGATGAGTATATAAGAACACTTGAAATTAAAGATTGGAAAAACGAACATCCAGATTTACATAAAAAACCAACTATTTTTATAATTCATAAAGATTAA
- a CDS encoding peptidoglycan-binding protein LysM, with protein MRKIIVFLSLISIIVIASAFTEDTNNTKKTRTIEAETAISSVPTEQEALLSLELSVKIPFIGNSFNGFREAVAFKESQGRYHIVNSLGYLGKYQFGRTTLERFKIYNTHNFLNTPELQEDAFVALCSLNKWILRKDIKRSVGKKINGVVITESGILAAAHLSGAGNVKKYLRSHGRTTFKDAFGSSIQHYLREFSGYDTSFIEANKKPSV; from the coding sequence ATGAGAAAAATAATAGTATTTTTAAGTTTAATTAGTATTATTGTTATAGCGTCAGCCTTTACAGAAGATACTAATAACACAAAAAAAACTAGAACCATAGAAGCAGAAACAGCGATTAGCTCTGTACCTACCGAACAAGAAGCCCTTTTATCTTTAGAACTAAGTGTAAAAATTCCTTTTATAGGGAATTCATTTAACGGATTTAGAGAAGCAGTTGCTTTTAAAGAGTCTCAAGGTAGATACCACATCGTAAATTCACTAGGTTATCTAGGAAAATACCAATTTGGTAGAACAACGTTAGAGCGATTTAAAATTTACAATACACATAACTTTCTAAATACTCCTGAATTACAAGAAGATGCATTTGTAGCTTTGTGTTCTTTAAATAAATGGATTTTAAGAAAAGACATTAAAAGAAGTGTTGGAAAAAAAATTAATGGTGTTGTAATTACAGAATCTGGAATTTTAGCAGCAGCACACTTATCTGGAGCTGGTAATGTAAAGAAATATTTAAGAAGCCATGGTAGAACTACCTTTAAAGATGCTTTTGGATCTTCTATTCAACATTATTTAAGAGAATTTTCAGGGTATGACACTTCATTTATTGAGGCTAACAAAAAGCCTAGCGTCTAA
- the mltG gene encoding endolytic transglycosylase MltG produces MNLKKGILLIIGLLFIIGGFLAYSYYAKIYNTNTVKEGYLFIPTNSNFNDVENLIRPFLKRVKPFTWVASKKNYPNTIKPGKYKITEGMNNNELVNLLRSGKQTPVKVSFNNQDTFEKLAGRISQQIEADSISLLNSFKDSSFYKKNGFSKNTALGMYIPNTYEFYWNTSAESFRKKMLNEYHKFWNNSRLEKTKKLNLTPNEVITLASIVQKETANVSERPMVAGLYLNRLRDKWPLQADPTIIFALKAKLGEETVIKRVLKKDLEINSPYNTYKNSGLPPGLIGMPDITSIKAVLNAKKHNYYYMCASVTNIGSHEFAKTLSQHNRNAFKYQLWLNKQGVNR; encoded by the coding sequence ATGAATTTAAAAAAAGGGATCCTATTAATTATCGGATTATTATTTATAATTGGAGGCTTTTTAGCCTATAGTTATTACGCGAAAATATACAATACTAACACCGTTAAAGAAGGTTATTTATTTATACCTACCAATAGTAATTTTAATGATGTTGAAAATTTAATACGTCCTTTTTTAAAAAGGGTAAAACCTTTTACATGGGTTGCTTCAAAAAAAAATTATCCGAATACTATTAAACCTGGTAAGTATAAAATTACCGAAGGAATGAATAATAATGAATTGGTAAATTTATTAAGAAGCGGTAAACAAACTCCTGTTAAAGTCTCTTTTAATAATCAAGATACTTTTGAAAAATTAGCCGGTAGAATTTCTCAACAAATTGAAGCAGACTCAATTTCACTACTCAATAGTTTTAAAGATAGTAGTTTCTATAAAAAAAATGGATTTTCTAAAAATACAGCATTAGGCATGTATATACCTAATACTTATGAATTTTATTGGAATACATCTGCTGAATCATTTAGAAAAAAAATGCTAAACGAATACCATAAATTTTGGAATAACAGCAGACTAGAAAAAACTAAAAAATTAAATTTAACTCCTAATGAAGTAATCACCCTAGCTTCAATAGTTCAAAAAGAAACTGCTAATGTAAGTGAACGCCCAATGGTAGCTGGCTTATATTTAAACAGGTTAAGAGATAAATGGCCTCTTCAAGCGGATCCAACAATAATATTTGCTTTAAAAGCTAAATTAGGTGAAGAAACTGTTATTAAAAGAGTTTTAAAAAAAGATTTAGAGATAAACTCTCCTTACAATACTTACAAAAATAGCGGTTTACCTCCAGGGCTAATTGGTATGCCAGACATAACTTCTATTAAAGCTGTTCTAAATGCAAAAAAACACAACTATTATTACATGTGTGCAAGTGTAACCAACATTGGAAGCCATGAATTTGCGAAAACGTTATCTCAACATAACAGAAATGCATTTAAGTACCAACTTTGGCTAAATAAGCAAGGTGTAAATCGATAG
- a CDS encoding GNAT family N-acetyltransferase, whose amino-acid sequence MATLLGKHINLRALEPADLDFLFSIENNEDNWEISGTQLPFSKHILLQYIENAHQDIYEAKQYRFVICNEEDTPIGLIDLFDFNPQHKRVGIGILILPKHQNKGYASEALEMVIEYAFNYLNVHQIYANIISTNLKSIALFEKNNFKKVGIKKDWLYLNSSFKDEILYQLINN is encoded by the coding sequence ATGGCAACTTTACTAGGTAAACATATAAATTTAAGAGCATTAGAGCCTGCTGATTTAGACTTTTTATTCTCAATTGAAAACAACGAAGATAATTGGGAAATTAGCGGAACTCAACTTCCTTTTTCAAAACATATTCTATTACAATATATTGAAAATGCGCATCAAGATATTTACGAAGCCAAACAATATAGGTTTGTAATTTGCAATGAAGAAGATACTCCAATTGGCTTAATAGATTTATTTGATTTTAATCCACAACATAAACGCGTTGGCATTGGAATTCTAATACTTCCTAAACACCAAAACAAAGGATATGCTTCTGAAGCTCTTGAAATGGTTATCGAATATGCTTTTAATTATTTAAATGTACATCAAATTTATGCAAACATTATTTCAACTAATTTAAAAAGTATTGCATTATTCGAAAAAAATAATTTTAAAAAAGTTGGCATCAAAAAAGATTGGCTATATTTAAATTCTAGTTTTAAAGATGAAATTCTATACCAATTAATAAATAATTAA
- the dapF gene encoding diaminopimelate epimerase, with the protein MKIHFYKYQGAGNDFIMVDNRDLSFPKTNKQLINKLCDRRFGIGADGLILLEPSENEDFTMVYFNADGNEGSMCGNGGRCIVAFAKQLAVINNKTTFNAVDGLHFASIENEIVSLKMIDVTDIEVSDTHAFLNTGSPHHVSFTEEISDLNVKEVGAKIRYGAPYFETGTNVNFVEKTATDSFKVRTYERGVEDETLACGTGVTAVAIAAHNSNKTSDTSIKIEVLGGNLEVSFEKIKNTYTNVFLKGPAQFVFEGNITL; encoded by the coding sequence ATGAAAATACATTTTTACAAATATCAAGGAGCGGGAAACGATTTTATAATGGTTGATAATAGAGACCTAAGTTTTCCAAAAACAAACAAACAATTAATTAATAAACTGTGCGATAGACGCTTTGGAATTGGAGCAGACGGGCTGATACTATTAGAGCCTTCAGAAAATGAAGACTTTACAATGGTTTATTTTAATGCCGATGGTAATGAAGGTAGTATGTGCGGTAATGGAGGTAGATGTATTGTTGCTTTTGCAAAACAATTAGCAGTTATAAATAACAAAACTACTTTTAATGCAGTTGACGGGTTACATTTTGCTAGCATAGAAAATGAAATTGTAAGTCTTAAAATGATTGACGTTACCGATATTGAAGTTTCAGACACCCATGCATTCTTAAATACTGGCTCACCACACCATGTTTCTTTTACCGAAGAAATTTCAGATTTAAATGTAAAAGAAGTTGGCGCAAAAATTAGATATGGTGCTCCTTATTTTGAAACAGGAACCAACGTAAATTTTGTTGAAAAAACAGCTACAGACTCATTTAAAGTAAGAACCTACGAACGTGGTGTTGAAGATGAAACCTTGGCTTGTGGAACAGGTGTTACTGCAGTTGCAATAGCTGCACATAATTCTAACAAAACCAGCGATACTTCAATTAAAATAGAAGTATTAGGTGGTAACCTAGAAGTCTCTTTTGAAAAAATTAAAAATACTTACACTAATGTGTTTTTAAAAGGTCCGGCACAATTTGTTTTTGAAGGCAACATTACTTTATAA
- a CDS encoding trypsin-like peptidase domain-containing protein, which produces MKKILSIVLFSALGGALTLGTYKLFIEKPQVVIEKSIDESPVTVATNYNRSMGDAIEDTDFTVAAEKTLNAVVHVKNTSYKTVRDPFAEFFYGQGSGTKQYSQVGTGSGVIFSSDGYIITNNHVIKDATEIEVTLNNKKVYKAELIGADATNDIALLKIKENDLPYITFANSDAVKVGEWVLAVGNPYNLTSTVTAGIISAKGRDLHGNGVVTDSFLQTDAAVNPGNSGGALVNTRGELIGINTAISSRTGSFVGYSFAVPSNIAKKVIEDLMEFGNVQKAVLGVQGGELNGKVAENLDIELSEGFYIASVVEGSGAAKAGLKKDDVIVNVDGVKITSFADLTGFLNTKRPDDVINVTYVRDGKEYKANVVLSKNEISKVNSLGLELKNLDTKELKDLKIDNGVKVTDITNKELLYYGVKSGFVITAINGEKVNSVDDVNSIISAKTEGEVLRIEMLNLDGEIERYIFK; this is translated from the coding sequence ATGAAAAAAATATTAAGTATTGTGTTGTTTTCGGCTTTAGGAGGTGCATTGACTCTTGGCACATATAAATTATTTATAGAAAAGCCACAAGTGGTTATTGAAAAATCAATAGATGAAAGTCCAGTTACAGTTGCAACAAATTATAACAGGTCTATGGGAGATGCTATAGAAGATACAGATTTTACCGTTGCGGCTGAAAAAACATTAAATGCTGTTGTGCATGTTAAAAATACATCATACAAAACAGTTAGAGATCCGTTTGCAGAATTTTTTTACGGACAAGGAAGTGGAACTAAACAATATTCTCAAGTAGGGACAGGAAGTGGTGTTATTTTTTCATCAGATGGTTATATTATTACTAACAATCATGTAATTAAAGACGCTACTGAGATAGAAGTTACCTTAAATAATAAAAAAGTGTATAAAGCAGAATTGATAGGTGCTGATGCCACAAATGATATAGCTTTGCTTAAAATTAAAGAAAACGATTTGCCTTACATAACTTTTGCTAATTCAGATGCTGTTAAGGTAGGTGAGTGGGTATTAGCCGTGGGTAATCCATACAATTTAACTTCTACTGTAACTGCTGGAATTATAAGTGCCAAAGGAAGAGATTTACATGGTAATGGTGTAGTTACAGATTCGTTTCTACAAACCGATGCTGCAGTAAATCCAGGTAATAGTGGAGGTGCATTGGTAAATACTAGAGGAGAACTTATTGGTATTAATACTGCAATTTCTTCAAGAACAGGTTCTTTTGTGGGGTATTCGTTTGCGGTTCCTTCAAACATTGCTAAAAAAGTAATTGAAGATTTAATGGAATTCGGAAATGTGCAAAAAGCAGTTTTAGGTGTGCAAGGTGGTGAATTAAATGGTAAAGTTGCAGAAAATTTAGATATAGAACTTTCAGAAGGGTTTTATATAGCAAGTGTTGTTGAAGGTTCTGGTGCAGCAAAAGCTGGTCTTAAAAAAGATGATGTTATTGTAAATGTAGATGGTGTTAAAATTACATCGTTTGCAGATTTAACGGGGTTTTTAAATACAAAAAGACCAGATGATGTTATTAATGTAACTTATGTAAGGGATGGAAAAGAATATAAAGCCAATGTAGTTTTAAGTAAAAATGAAATTAGTAAGGTGAATTCTTTAGGATTAGAGTTGAAAAATTTAGATACAAAAGAGTTAAAAGATTTAAAGATAGATAACGGTGTAAAAGTTACCGATATTACAAACAAAGAATTGTTGTATTATGGAGTAAAGTCTGGCTTTGTTATTACAGCAATTAATGGCGAAAAAGTAAACTCTGTTGATGATGTAAATTCAATTATTTCAGCTAAAACTGAAGGAGAAGTTTTAAGAATAGAAATGTTGAATTTAGATGGAGAAATAGAGCGATATATATTTAAGTAA
- the ligA gene encoding NAD-dependent DNA ligase LigA: MPNTIEQQINALREELRMHNYNYYVLDAPVISDYDFDIKLKELEKLEAENPQFFDANSPTQRVGGAVTKNFNTVVHKNRMYSLSNSYSKEDLEDWEKRIKKVLGTDEVEYTCELKYDGASINLTYNNGKLESAVTRGDGFEGDEVIANIRTIKSIPLVLNKKFDTPFEIRGEIILPLDGFNKMNEERIDIGEEPYRNPRNTASGSLKLQDSGEVAKRPLDCLLYHVVSDKHIKQTHFETLEFARTLGFKVPNAIEICTSINQVFNFIEKWNTERFNLPYETDGIVVKVNSMAQQDELGYTAKSPRWAIAYKFKAEQVSTVLNEITYQVGRTGAITPVANLEPVQLAGTIVKRASLHNADQIEKLDIRVGDTVYVEKGGEIIPKIIGVNLKERPTDSQPTNYITHCPDCNTELVRSEGDAKHYCPNEYGCPTQITSRIQHFISRKAMNIDGIGAETIELLYKEGLIHNYADLYELNEAQIIPLERMAEKSAKNIIAGIEKSKQVPFEKVLFALGIRYVGETVAKKLAKHFKSIDNLMKASFEELIAVDEIGDRIAQSVLDFSSNLVNIQLVARLKLYGVQLEMSAESQLDVTTILEGEIFVVSGVFSIFTRNDLKKSIENNGGKVVGSISKKTSYIIAGENMGPSKLAKAETLGIPIISESDYLEMIE, translated from the coding sequence ATGCCAAACACTATTGAACAACAAATAAATGCTCTTAGAGAAGAGTTGAGAATGCATAATTACAATTATTATGTGTTAGATGCCCCAGTAATTTCTGATTATGATTTTGATATAAAATTAAAAGAATTGGAAAAATTAGAAGCTGAAAATCCTCAATTTTTTGACGCTAATTCTCCTACGCAGCGTGTTGGGGGAGCAGTAACTAAAAATTTTAATACTGTTGTTCATAAAAATCGTATGTATTCTTTATCTAATTCTTATTCAAAAGAAGATTTAGAAGATTGGGAAAAAAGAATAAAAAAAGTGTTAGGTACCGATGAGGTTGAATACACGTGTGAATTAAAATATGATGGTGCATCTATAAATTTAACCTATAATAATGGAAAGTTAGAAAGTGCTGTAACACGAGGAGATGGTTTTGAAGGCGACGAAGTAATTGCTAATATTAGAACAATAAAGTCAATTCCTCTAGTGTTAAACAAAAAATTTGATACTCCTTTTGAAATTAGAGGAGAAATCATTTTACCATTAGATGGGTTTAATAAAATGAATGAAGAACGGATTGATATTGGAGAAGAGCCGTATAGAAACCCTAGAAATACAGCAAGTGGAAGTTTAAAATTACAAGATAGCGGAGAAGTTGCTAAACGACCATTAGATTGTTTGTTATACCATGTGGTTTCAGATAAACACATTAAACAAACACATTTTGAAACTTTAGAATTTGCCAGAACGTTAGGGTTTAAAGTACCAAATGCTATAGAAATTTGTACTTCAATTAATCAGGTTTTTAATTTTATTGAAAAGTGGAATACAGAACGTTTTAATTTACCTTATGAAACCGATGGAATTGTTGTGAAAGTAAATTCTATGGCGCAACAAGATGAATTAGGGTATACAGCAAAATCGCCTCGTTGGGCAATTGCCTATAAATTTAAAGCCGAACAAGTAAGTACTGTTTTAAATGAAATTACGTATCAAGTTGGTAGAACAGGAGCAATAACGCCAGTTGCAAATTTAGAGCCGGTACAACTTGCCGGAACTATTGTTAAAAGAGCTTCATTACATAATGCAGATCAAATTGAAAAGTTAGATATTAGAGTAGGAGATACTGTTTATGTTGAAAAAGGGGGAGAGATTATTCCAAAAATTATAGGTGTAAATTTAAAAGAACGACCAACAGATTCTCAGCCTACAAATTATATTACACATTGTCCAGATTGTAATACGGAATTGGTTAGAAGTGAAGGAGATGCAAAGCATTATTGTCCAAACGAATATGGTTGTCCAACCCAAATAACAAGTAGAATTCAGCATTTTATTAGTAGAAAAGCTATGAATATTGATGGAATAGGGGCTGAAACTATTGAATTGTTATACAAAGAAGGTTTGATTCATAATTATGCTGATTTGTATGAGTTGAACGAAGCTCAAATTATTCCATTGGAAAGAATGGCAGAGAAATCTGCTAAAAATATTATTGCTGGTATCGAAAAATCGAAGCAAGTTCCTTTTGAAAAAGTGCTTTTTGCTTTGGGTATTAGGTATGTAGGAGAAACGGTAGCAAAAAAACTGGCAAAGCACTTTAAATCTATAGATAATTTAATGAAAGCTTCTTTTGAAGAATTAATTGCAGTTGATGAAATAGGCGATAGAATAGCACAAAGTGTGCTAGATTTTTCATCAAATTTAGTAAATATTCAGTTGGTAGCGCGATTAAAATTGTATGGAGTTCAATTAGAAATGTCTGCAGAATCTCAATTAGATGTGACTACAATTTTAGAAGGAGAAATATTTGTTGTGTCTGGAGTTTTTTCAATTTTCACAAGAAACGATTTAAAAAAGTCTATTGAAAATAATGGAGGTAAAGTAGTAGGTTCAATTTCTAAAAAAACTTCGTATATTATTGCTGGTGAAAATATGGGGCCAAGTAAATTAGCAAAAGCTGAAACTTTAGGAATTCCAATTATTTCTGAAAGTGATTATTTAGAAATGATAGAATAA
- a CDS encoding Crp/Fnr family transcriptional regulator — protein sequence MTTDKDILRAKLNEYYTTIFEAELINEIIDNGILRTIDSHELLIDIGDKMTHIPLILSGAVKIIREDDNGDEIALYFLEKGDTCAISFVNCIHKTKSMFRGITEKETESIFIPVNKIDYWLVKYESWRHFIIDSYHMRLIEMVQSIDSLAFMKLDDRLLKYLNDKVKIMKNNILKITHQEIADDLNTSRVVVSRLLKILENEGKIKIKRNRIIVDNI from the coding sequence ATGACTACTGATAAAGATATATTAAGAGCTAAATTAAACGAATACTATACTACTATTTTTGAAGCAGAACTAATTAATGAAATTATAGATAATGGTATTTTAAGAACAATTGATAGCCATGAATTACTAATTGATATTGGTGATAAAATGACACATATTCCACTAATACTAAGTGGAGCCGTTAAAATAATTAGAGAAGATGATAATGGTGATGAAATAGCTCTTTATTTTTTAGAAAAAGGAGATACCTGCGCCATTTCTTTTGTAAACTGTATTCATAAAACTAAAAGTATGTTTAGAGGTATTACAGAAAAAGAAACCGAAAGTATTTTTATACCGGTTAATAAAATTGATTATTGGCTTGTAAAATATGAAAGCTGGAGACATTTTATTATAGATAGTTACCATATGCGTTTAATTGAAATGGTGCAATCTATAGATAGCCTAGCTTTTATGAAATTAGATGATAGGTTATTAAAATACTTGAACGACAAAGTTAAAATAATGAAAAACAACATCTTAAAAATAACCCATCAAGAAATTGCCGACGATTTAAACACATCAAGAGTTGTGGTTTCTAGACTCTTAAAAATACTTGAAAACGAAGGAAAAATAAAAATTAAACGCAATAGAATTATAGTAGACAATATTTAA
- a CDS encoding lysoplasmalogenase — protein sequence MVRKIALYVFLLVSILDVVGIIFKIDTFVLIFKPLILLSLLFLYAHSVEEKNKWYVMALIFSFFGDVFLLYAGDTVFKFGLSSFLIAHLLFIAIVIKQIKKASIVKVLVAIIPFAIIVVGLLFLLKNSLKELMIPVIIYAITIATFGIVSMLNYMNVKSKKALLMLIGAIVFVASDAILAINKFYYSALVFQITVMVTYITAQYFIYKSMVLVEDK from the coding sequence ATGGTGAGAAAAATAGCACTTTATGTTTTTTTATTGGTTTCAATATTAGATGTTGTTGGTATTATTTTTAAAATAGATACGTTTGTATTAATTTTTAAACCTTTAATTCTTTTGTCTCTTTTGTTTTTATACGCGCACTCAGTAGAAGAAAAAAATAAGTGGTATGTTATGGCTTTAATATTTTCATTTTTTGGAGATGTTTTTTTACTTTATGCGGGTGACACTGTTTTTAAATTTGGGTTGAGCTCATTTTTAATTGCTCACCTTTTATTTATTGCAATTGTAATAAAACAAATAAAAAAAGCATCAATTGTAAAAGTTCTTGTGGCAATAATTCCCTTTGCAATAATAGTTGTAGGATTGTTATTTTTATTGAAAAATTCTTTAAAAGAATTAATGATTCCTGTAATTATTTATGCAATTACTATTGCAACTTTTGGAATAGTTTCTATGTTAAATTATATGAATGTAAAAAGTAAAAAAGCTTTATTAATGTTAATTGGTGCGATAGTTTTTGTTGCTTCAGATGCAATTTTGGCTATTAACAAATTTTATTATTCTGCATTAGTTTTTCAAATAACTGTAATGGTTACATATATTACTGCACAATATTTTATTTATAAATCCATGGTTTTGGTTGAGGATAAATAG
- a CDS encoding GMP reductase: MRIETGLKLGFKDVMIRPKRSTLSSRSQVSLDRTFTFLHSNHTWTGVPIMAANMDTVGTFEMAKTLAKHKIFTAIHKHYSLEEWDEFIASLPPETIDYFAVSTGTGNPDSIKLAKILNKYPQIKFICIDVANGYSEHFVDFVQQTRKKYPNKVIMAGNVVTGEMVEELLLAGADIIKVGIGPGSVCTTRVKTGVGYPQLSAIIECADAAHGMGGQIVSDGGCKIPGDIAKAFGGGADFVMLGGMLAGHAESGGETIEINGEKYKQFYGMSSETAMNKHVGGVAEYRASEGKTVEIPYRGPVENTVQDFLGGLRSTCTYVGASKLKELTKRTTFIRVQEQHNQVFSK; the protein is encoded by the coding sequence ATGAGAATTGAAACAGGATTAAAATTAGGGTTTAAAGATGTAATGATTCGTCCAAAAAGATCAACATTAAGCTCTAGATCACAAGTATCTTTAGATAGAACATTTACTTTTCTACACAGCAATCATACCTGGACAGGCGTTCCAATAATGGCTGCAAATATGGATACTGTTGGTACTTTTGAAATGGCTAAAACTCTTGCCAAACATAAAATATTTACAGCTATACATAAACATTATTCTTTAGAAGAATGGGATGAATTTATAGCTTCTTTACCTCCAGAAACTATAGATTATTTTGCTGTTAGTACAGGTACTGGAAACCCTGACTCTATAAAATTAGCCAAAATTTTAAACAAATACCCTCAAATAAAATTTATTTGTATTGATGTAGCTAATGGATATTCAGAACATTTTGTTGATTTTGTACAACAAACTCGAAAAAAATATCCAAACAAAGTTATTATGGCTGGTAATGTAGTTACTGGTGAAATGGTTGAAGAATTATTATTAGCCGGTGCAGATATAATAAAAGTGGGTATTGGTCCTGGATCTGTTTGTACAACACGTGTAAAAACAGGCGTTGGTTATCCTCAACTTTCAGCAATTATTGAATGTGCAGATGCTGCACACGGTATGGGCGGACAAATTGTTTCTGATGGTGGCTGTAAAATTCCAGGTGATATTGCCAAAGCATTTGGTGGTGGTGCAGATTTTGTAATGTTAGGCGGTATGTTAGCTGGTCATGCAGAAAGCGGCGGAGAAACTATTGAAATTAACGGTGAAAAATACAAACAATTTTACGGAATGAGTTCTGAAACAGCAATGAACAAACATGTTGGTGGTGTTGCTGAGTATAGAGCTTCCGAAGGAAAAACTGTTGAAATACCTTATAGAGGTCCTGTTGAAAATACCGTACAAGATTTTCTTGGCGGTTTACGCTCAACCTGTACTTATGTTGGTGCTAGCAAATTAAAAGAGCTAACAAAAAGAACTACTTTTATTAGAGTCCAAGAACAACATAACCAAGTTTTTTCAAAATAA